The Triticum urartu cultivar G1812 unplaced genomic scaffold, Tu2.1 TuUngrouped_contig_6272, whole genome shotgun sequence nucleotide sequence GAGGAGGGAGCGGCGGCACACCGGAGTGGCAGGGTCGACAAGGGAGCGATGGCATGCCGGAGAGGCAGGTGCGACGAGGGAGCGGCGGCGCACCTGGGAGAGAGAAAGGGGCGAGGCGAGAGAGCGGCGACGCACAGAGAGGGAGGGGATAGCGTTACGGGAGAGGAAAGGGAGCGAACGACCGGTTCCTTGTAATTCCTTCGATTTGAAGGTATCGGTCGGTTCCGGATCTGAGCCGAATATTCGGTCGTAGGGAACGAGTGGGTTCCATGCCGGTTACGAACTAAACGCTGGAACAAGGCCTAGGAGCAGGTCCAACTCATGACATTCCGGTTGATGATAGAAACCAAACACACCCTTGGAATGCTTGGCTCGGGTGCTAACCAACTTCCATGGTCGTGTGGGCAGCATGGAGGTTGGGGTCAGTCACTTCATGGCGGTGGTACGGTAGATCGGCGATTGGCCGCACCCTGTTCGAGGCAAAATGTGCTTACCAGTGGGAAATCCATGTCTAGCTTTGGCCAAACCGACGGCGGCGACATCCATGGGCGTTGTACCCTTCTTGAAGGCTTTGTCACAATTACTCTTTTCCCTTTGGGGTATCTCTAGGTGAATTCTAGATCCTTTGATAGGACGGTGGTGGCGTTTTCGATGTCGTGCCCTTCTTGAAGGTCTCGTCTTGGAGTTCATGTCTCGGCGGCGTTAGGCATCGTCTCTTTATGGTGGATCGTTCACGGTTGAGGCTCCTTTTTACTCCCTAGCGTTGCTTATTGCACATCTTTATTTGCTTGAAGTTATATGGGGTAGTGTTGTTGTATCTCAGCACCCTTTATCTTGTCTTGGGTTTATGCGTGTGTTTTGGCGAGGTGTGTTTGTATCTGGTCGTATTTTGGTCATTGCTTTATCTATTGACCCCCTTAGTTGATGAACGTTCGCTAGGAGAGGTGACGTTTGCGAACGTTTTGGTGACATTTTTAGTTGTTTGTGAGGTGACGGTTTCTTAACATACATTTTCCAAGTAGAAGGTTTTGGAACCGGCGTTTTGGTGCCCGGGCTCAGATGAGCCCGGGCATCAACAGTAAATCGTAAAAAATTCTAAATGATTtgaaaaaattctatttttttaTGCAAGATGCTCAGATGTGTGATACTCGTGCAAATTTCGTGAAGTTTGAACATACGAGTAGCTCGTGGCAAAATATATTTCAGGTATGTGGGAGACATTTGAAAACAATACTATTCACTcctgaatttgtcttttttgccatgcGCTCCTCAAATGTCCAAACTTTATCAAATTTTGCACGAACATCACACATGTGCATCTTGCTTGCAAAAAATAATTCagattttttgatttttttctatCTTTAATCCCTGTACTGAAGGGGAGTCTTGGCGTAGCGGTAGTCCTGACCCTCTCCGGCCCGGCCCTGTCGGCCCACCCAGGCCTGACTCTAAAATCCAGGGCCTAGGCCCGATGGGCTTGCCCGTGGGCCGGGCTTGGGCCTGAGTTTTGAGCTCACCAGTAAGGCCTGGACGGGCTTGGACTTGGCATATTGGCATTTTAAGAAAGAAGCCCGACCCACGGCCCTAAGCCCTAAGGACTTTTCATGGTTTTTTACCAGATGGGCCAAGCTTGGGCTTGAAAAGTAGGCCCGATGATAGGGCCTAGGAGGGTCTGGGCCTCAGTTTTCTGCCGTGGGCTTTTTTAGGCCTGGCCCAGGCCCGGCCCGGCCCAACCCATGGCCATGTATACGTAGCGGTAAAGCTGCTTCCTTGTAACCATGAGATCACGAATTTAAGTCCTGAAAACAGTCCTTACAGAAATGTAGAAAAAAAAGCTGTGTATAATAGATCCAAAATGGTCGAACCTTTGATGACCCTGCGGGAGGTACATGCACCGGCTGCCTTTGTTTTTTCTTTAATCACTATACTGTTCACCGGGTTCATCCGAGCCGGGGCACCGAAGTGGATATTCGGCTCAAAACCGCTCAAAGCAGTCGGTCTGCACAGATATTTTTCCTTAAGGTACGGGAAGGAGCTGCAATGGCGGTAGGCGGAGGGGAGGAGATGAGCGTGTAGCTACTTCATGGTGGAGGGGAGTGGCGTCTCGCATGGAGCTTGGAGACGGCGGAGGAGAACGCCGGCGTGGTGGGCATCGCCGGTGGGCTGACGTTTGGTGGTGCTGTTCCTCTGCTTCAGCTTATTTTACTGCCAGACACGTACTACGGCCCACTTACTTCGCTTTGGACAACGCAGTTGTTGGCGGGCCACCGCAATGgcaacgccgccgccgccgccgccagcgtTCGTGTACCGGATCAGCACGGGGAATGAGTGGGCGGAGCTCCAGCGCACCGGCGGCACGCTCGGCGGCGACCTCGACCGCTCCACCGGCTGCTTCCACCTCAGCGACCTCGCCCAGGTACCCCCACAATCTCTTCGATTCCTTCCGTCTTTTAGCCCCCTCCTTTCCCCTCCAGGAGTCCAGATCTCTCGGCTCTGTTAGATGTGCACTCTGCTTCAGATTCTAGTGTAGATTTATTGTTCCGTCAGTAGATCTCCCCTGTATTGCTTGATTTGGACTTTGGGATTTGACCATGGACTCACGGGTGTATATGCTGCTGGGAGGTGCCAATTCCTGTATGATTTCGTTGCTTTTGTTGATCTAGAAGACTGGAATTGCGAACCCTTCTTCTGAGCTTCGGGTTCTTAGCCTCGTCCAGATCTGGGGCTTATTCCTCTGGTTATGCCAAATACAGTAGTCCATACTGTAACTGTAGTGGATGTCTTTTCTGAGTAAATCTTTCAGTTCGTTTAGGTTGGTACTACCAAGTAATTTGTAATGATCCGTAATACACTAACAAGCAGTTGAAGAATGATTCATGGAACGAGATGTAGATCAATGCTGTTAAAAAAACATTAGCATATTGTACCAAAATAACATAAAATTTGGCAAATTTCTCCTGTTGAGAAATTAAACTGAAAACGATGTGTTTTTAGGCTTTTTTCTTTAAAAAATCGGGGATAAGAAGGTAGGCCTCATTCTACCTTATATATTCCAAACAGGCCGAAGTCTCGGGTTCAAAACAAGTTACAAAGCAACATAAATAAAACGAGGAAACAGAAAGGGGAAAATGGTAGGGCCGAACACTCTGCAGAAGAAACCGAGAAATCCTTCACAGAATGGTTCTCAATTCTGTTGCTCCATAGCTTAGTCATGCTTGCAATCTGTTCCCGGGAGACAGCCTGAGGGATGAAAATATGATCAAAAATCTGTTTGTTGTGGACCTCCCAGAGTTGCATCGTGCAGTCTGCGAAGGTTATGTGCTAATGAGGATCATCAGGCCTGGCAGTTTGCATAAAAGAAAGAATGGAGACCAAGGATTCAGCCGGAGGTAGGAGACCCAAATCTGTGAAAAGGTCATGCGTCTCCTTGCATCACAGAATGATATGGTTAATTGACTCAACAGCGGGACAACAGTCACAGAAACAGTTCTGAATATTCCTCCAACACTTGTCATATTTTCATGTGTATTCAATCTTGCTCTGAAAGCAAGCCAAAGAAACACACAATATTTCTTTGGGATCACAGAGCACCAAATGTATTTAGCAGGAGACCAAAAGATGGCACGCGTTGTGAGTAACCGGTAGAACCGTAGAAGAAAGCAGTACAGGGCGGTTTGCAATTTAACCATCCCAATCTCAGATCACTCTCGGAATTGTGGTCCACTACTTGAATGTCACAAATAATTTGGTGCAGGCTATCtagttcagcagcagcagttgtGGACAGGTTAGGGTGCAGCTTAATGTCCTGATCCCCAATAAATTGCGAGGCGACTGAACAAAGTGATTGATGGCAAAAGAAAAATGGTATGGAAACAAGAAAGCAAACCACCCAGCTGAAGTTCACTGGTCAGTCCAAAAGGACATGTGCAGACAGTTTCCCAATGAGCATGACCTAGCATCCTGGACCAACTGGATAAAAGGGCCGTCTTCCATTCACTTTCTAGAACTGTCACATGTTCTGGTGTTGTAATATCTGTTGAGCACTGACTTCTACTGTACCAGCTTCAATCTAATCAGTGTTATCTGTTATGCCAAGAGACTATATCAAAAAAAAATTCACATATCATCCCTGTTATTTCAATGGTGTGACTTGATCTGGAgtcttttccctttttctttgcAGAAAATATGAATCATACCTTTTTTTGCAGAAAATATGAATCATATGCATTCAtctctgtgtgtgtgtgcgcgcgcgcgttGTCCTTCTCAAAAGTCAAGTTTTTTTAATCCTTGACTTGGTGTAGGTGAAGATGACGCTAAAGAATTATTTCCGTGGGCAAAATGATCTATACCTGCTACAAATTGACACTGTCAAGGTATTAATCTTTAAACATCCATTTTATTTCTTGTCCTATCAGTTTATTGTAGCTATTGAGGAAATTACCAATTTTTTGTATCTTTAGATCTATATTTACTATGGTTAGTGTACTTATCTATACGGGTGTTAGGACACATGCATAAATTGCCACCTATTGATGCAACGGCATTTACATGTACAATTTATTATTCATGTGTATCTTAGATTGCAGATGGCTTAATTTATGAGGCAGCTGATGGCTGTAACTACTTTCCTCATTTCTATGGCCCTGATCGGAGCTTTGCACCCCTTCAACTAAGTGCTGTTGTCAAGGCAGACAAAATAGAGCTGGCGAACAATGATTTTACTTGCAGTCTACTTGATGGAGCGGCCATCTAATTCTAATGTGTAACTGTAAGGTCTCACTCTTGGCCCTTGTTTACATAATTTTCTTGTAAGCTCCCTGTCAAATTTATCAAAGACAGTCCACATGCTTATGATAGTTATGGAAAGTACACAAATTTGATGTGAACCTGGCCATGAAATGGTGGTTATGTAAGGAAACAGTGCGCTTAGGCAGAGCAGAGCCTAGATGCACGACCGAACGCCGGATGCAGACCAAATAAGAAATTAAATGTCTAACCAATGTTTGTACTTTGTGTCTCTGTTgctatctactccctccgtcccataacgtaagacgttttttgatactagtgtagtgtcaaaaaacatcttacattatggaacggagggagtaattagGTGTCTTTTCACTCTCTAGGCTACATGTAGACATGTCCTGTGCTGCTCTTAGACTTGAAGCCCCTTTACCGTGGTGACCACGATGACATCctgccggccgccgccgccttcaGCGCCGGAGCTGGCCGGCATGGTCGATTGAACTGGGCGACGGCGCACCTTTTCCATTCGATGTATTTGAGAGCCCTCAACGGGCCTCCATTCGGCCAATTTTGGGCTTTTGCTACGTAAGCACCCAAGAGAGACCCCTTAGGCAGGGAAACAAACATGGAGTTCTATATGAGCCGGCTCAAGAGTGTAGCCCACTAAGCTTAATTTTTCCAGAAGTTTTGTTAAAAATATATTATTGAATATTGTTTTAAAATCTttttaatatttaaagttttatATATTAGGAATAAATTAAAAACTGAATGTAAATCTTCATATGTATATAAAAAAATAACATGAGTTGGGCATTTTTTAAATCTGAATGTAAATGTTCATCTCTTGTTTAAAAAGTTTTTATGTACAAAAATATTCAtgtattttaaaaaatattcaggCACCTACATGTAAGTGTTCATGCATatgaaaaataaatgataatCACATATTTGAAAATTTTCGTGTATACAAAAGTTGTTCATCGCACATCTAAACAGCATTCATCCGTACAAAAACTATATTAATGGAGTATATTATAAAATTTCATCATTTTAATAAaatatacttcctccgttcccaaatataagtctttttagagattccaacaagtgactacatacaaagcaaaatgagtgaatctacactttaaaatatgtctacatacacccGTATGTTGtagttcatttgaaatgtctaaaaagacttatatttaggaatggagagagtacaTGTATAAAAGAAGGTTTACATAAGTTTGGATAAAATTAAGGAGCCAAGTAAAAAAATTGTGGAACAATAATTTGGATAAAAAATTTGAATATAAAATGTAAGGGAAATGAAAAAGAAGGATAAAACTTGAAAAACGGAAGAAATCAAAATAAACCGAATGAAAACTGGAAGCCACCAAGCCTGAATAAATCACAGAAAAACTGGAAGAACAGCATAAAGGAAAAAAAAACTGAAACAGgcccccccccaacccccccacccccccccccccctttgacACTTTATTTGCCCTTGCCTACCCCCCTTTCCCTCCACCCCTCAAGCGATGTTGAGCAAAATGTTAGCCCAATATGCAACGGACTAGGGATCCCACTTTCCTTTTTCCCTCTTGTTCATTTCTTTCTTTCAAATCAAGAGTACACTGTCAAAACGGGAGTAAACAAAAATCAACACGCATGAGTTCTTTGACAGTATTTTGCTAAATTCTCACAATTCGGTACCAATTTTGAGCTGAACAATTTCTATAGTAAGCGAACAAACTAATGGTATTCCCTCCATTCCAATGAATAAGGTGTGCACACATTTCAAAGTCTAACTTCGAACCTAAATTAGACCATTAATATATATTTTTTGACTTAAAAAATAtaccattgaaaacttcttttGAATACGAATTCAATGGTATAATTTTTGTCACATGAAGCCCACATTTGAGTTGTCTAAATTGTGGTCAAACATTAATATTGCGATATGTGCGCATCTTATTGCTTGGGATGGAGAGAGTAGCACGAACAAAACAAATGATAGTATAAATTGTTCCATGTGTAGACACGTATGAACATTTTATTGATCAAGGTGAACAATATTTCTAATTTAGCAAACAAAAAATAAGCACCATAACACACACAAAAACTTGAGCTGCCCAAAGATCTCCCATGACGGTCATCCCATCTTTTCCTCAAGGTGGTCGTACCATAAGGCGGCGATGCTAATGATGTGGTACGATGCCAACAAGGTCTTTGTCGGACTCCTGTGTGCATTGGCCGAGGAAGAACATACTGTATCTGGTCAGCAAGGGTTGATGGTTGCTCTCACCGTCGAACGTGAGGAAATCTGTTTTCTGGAGGCGAGGGTTATAGATGGAGAGCGTGAGGTAGTagtcatggagaaacggagtgcATAGTCGGTAGTTGCGTCAACCTACTGCCGTTAAAGGGTCGGAGCCAAGTACACGTCGGAGGAAAAGAAACAAACTCCAACTAAATTTGGATATAGCAGGAAAACATCTTCTGGGTCAAATATTTCCATATCCAAACTCTATTTCAAAATTAGTGTCGTACCAAATCTGAAATTCTAGGAGTTACTTTTGTGTCTATCATACCTCTTGCCTTGAGATCCCTGTGAATTATTGTGACTCCTGAACCTTGATGGAGATAAAGAAAGCATCAAGTGTTGGATGTCAAAGATTAACCATGTGCAGAATTTTCAACTAAAAGCATTTTTCTGCCGGTATTGCAGCAAACGTAACCTCAGTAACATTGCTTCAACCGAACAATCTCCTTTCTCTTATATTGTAAAAGCTTACAGTTAAGTACATGACTGAAATTTACAGTGAAGTACATGACTGAAAAAAGGGAAATGGTTTACACATTAAATTACGGAGTATCTACCGCCCTTCGAACATCGTGACACTCATGTTATTCATTGAGCTGCTGGTATTTTCCCCTGTTTCTTTTGCTTCAGAGTTCCTGTATGCAAAATACACGGGTTGTCTTGGGGTTGAAAGTTCCGTGGTTTCATTCTCTAACATGAACACAACTGATGACATGAGTGGCCTATTGTAAGGATTATCTTGCACACATAAGAGCCCTATATGAATACACCGTAGAACTTCAGTTGGTGAACAGTTATCAGCAGTGGAAGAGTCCACCATATCCATTGGCTTCCCATCATTCCATAAGTTCCATGCCTGAACCAATTGAATCAAATTCCTATAAATTACTAATTTCATCAGAAGTGTGCACAAAATTTGCATTAAATTGTACTTACATAAGCTAAGAGGTTTGGAAATTCTGAGAGGTGAGGTAAGCTAATCTTCAGACCACTTATGATCTCCAAGAGTAGAACACCAAAGCTGTAGGTATCGGACTTGACAGAGAAGGCGCCATCCATCGCATATTCAGGAGACATGTAACCACTGCGTCACAATTCAACAATAACTGAAGTAATGGAAAATTTTAACGAAATAAATATCTTGCACAAATTACTCACTATGTCCCAACAACTCGGTTAGTGTTTGCTTCTTGCTGGTCACGACCAAATATTCTTGCCATACCGAAATCGGATATCTTTGGGCTCATATCCTCATCTAACAAGATGTTGCTTGATTTAAGGTCTCTATGAATTATGGTCAGCCTTGAATCTTGGTGGAGATAAAGAAGTCCTCTGGCTACCCCTTTGATTATTTGAAACCTTGTTGGCCAATCAAGGACATACTTACTTGCAGCGTCTAGCAAAATAGTACACAACGTTGTTATAACTTATAAGTATGCAGCCAAGCTCTGTTAAATCACATGTTAGCTTTTCTCAACATGTAATACTTGCAGCGTCTAGCAAAATATACACAACGTTGTTATAACTTATAAGTATGCAGCCAAGCTTTGTTAAATCACATGTTAGCTTTTCTCAACATGTAAATCTGAACGTACCAAAAATGAAGACATCCAAGCTTTTGTTTGGTAAGTACTCATAAATCAGCAGCCTCTCATCTTCATGAATGCAATAACCAAGAAGCCTGACAAGGTTCCTATGCTGCAACTTGGCAATTAGAACAACTTCATTTCTGAATTCCTCCGCTCCTTGTCCAGAACTCTTACTGAGCCTTTTGATAGCGACTTCTTTTTCATCTTCCAAGATTCCCTACAGACATTTTTATCATTATTAAGCTCAACAAGATTGTTTTTATGTTCATCTAATATACATACTGCTGGGTGAGATTCTTTTGTTACCTTGTAAACCTTCCCAAAGCCTCCTTGTCCGAGCATGTTCTCGTTCGAGAAATCATTTGTGGCGGTAACAATATCTCTAAAGCTAACCAATGGAAGCTCGATATTTTCATCACCAATTAGTTGGTTTGAAGCTCCTCCTAGGATCGACTTTGCCTGGACATCCTTGTTTCGACGGTTGCCTAACAAGAAGAGTTGAAAATATTGTTTGTCAGTAGCTCTCATAAGTGCCACAACAATGTTGCATCCTGAAATTCTACCTCTGAACTTGCATATCCAAACAAGGCAGATGCACGTCAGTACAAGCAGACATGCGGTGACTGGTAGCAATATCTTCAACATACCCCATCTCTTCTTATTAGCAGCTGAAGAAATAAATTTCAGAAAGAAAATAAACAGTTATACATGACCAACTAAATTTCAACAAGAGATATCACAGATTAATCCATTGGGCAACATGATCCATCCAAAGTCCAAACTGCACGTACCTGCTAGTTCGGATTTTGCCAGCCTCACATAGAGATCCTGGCCTTTGTCGACGTACCGGACGTCGACGATGTCCCCGACCCAGATGACGCAGCCACTGCCACCGCCGCCTCCTCTGATGTCGGCGGCGGCGAAGGCCACGCAGGAGCAGTTG carries:
- the LOC125530374 gene encoding uncharacterized protein LOC125530374 isoform X2: MELGDGGGERRRGGHRRWADVCCWRATAMATPPPPPPAFVYRISTGNEWAELQRTGGTLGGDLDRSTGCFHLSDLAQVKMTLKNYFRGQNDLYLLQIDTVKIADGLIYEAADGCNYFPHFYGPDRSFAPLQLSAVVKADKIELANNDFTCSLLDGAAI
- the LOC125530373 gene encoding receptor-like serine/threonine-protein kinase SD1-8, producing MRLGRNPQTGAEWSGRSWRSPDDPATGDCRRAMDTRGLPDCVSWRGDVKKYRTGPWNGLWFSGVPEMASYSDMFTNQVVVRPDEVAYVFNATAAAPFSRLVLSEAGVIQRLAWDGGSRVWNVFAQAPRDVCDDYAKCGAFGLCNVNTAATLFCGGVQGDVPGSPAHWSMREAAAGCRRNVPLQCRDGGATTDGFVVVSGVKLPDTDNATVDVGATLEGCRARCLANCSCVAFAAADIRGGGGGSGCVIWVGDIVDVRYVDKGQDLYVRLAKSELAAANKKRWGMLKILLPVTACLLVLTCICLVWICKFRGNRRNKDVQAKSILGGASNQLIGDENIELPLVSFRDIVTATNDFSNENMLGQGGFGKVYKGILEDEKEVAIKRLSKSSGQGAEEFRNEVVLIAKLQHRNLVRLLGYCIHEDERLLIYEYLPNKSLDVFIFDAASKYVLDWPTRFQIIKGVARGLLYLHQDSRLTIIHRDLKSSNILLDEDMSPKISDFGMARIFGRDQQEANTNRVVGTYGYMSPEYAMDGAFSVKSDTYSFGVLLLEIISGLKISLPHLSEFPNLLAYAWNLWNDGKPMDMVDSSTADNCSPTEVLRCIHIGLLCVQDNPYNRPLMSSVVFMLENETTELSTPRQPVYFAYRNSEAKETGENTSSSMNNMSVTMFEGR
- the LOC125530374 gene encoding uncharacterized protein LOC125530374 isoform X1, with the translated sequence MELGDGGGERRRGGHRRWADVWCCWRATAMATPPPPPPAFVYRISTGNEWAELQRTGGTLGGDLDRSTGCFHLSDLAQVKMTLKNYFRGQNDLYLLQIDTVKIADGLIYEAADGCNYFPHFYGPDRSFAPLQLSAVVKADKIELANNDFTCSLLDGAAI